In Nostoc sphaeroides, the genomic window TTGATTGCGATCGCGTGCAGCAGCTTCCAAGTTCTTAAATTGATAACGTTCTGCTATCTGCTCATACAGCGAAGAACTAATTAATCCTTCATCCCTCCATAATTGTGCTTCTTTGCGTAATTTTTGCGGAAAACTATCTAATAACATGACCTTCTCCGGTGCAGTGGGGTAGCTTGGCCATTGCGTTCCCAATGGCGGTCATTATATTTTGAGTATGAAGCCAAAAGCCTTAATTACATTGTTCTTGTGTAACAGTTTTATTTTGATTTGGATAAAGCTAATTCGTAATTCATAATTCATAATTCATAATTACTAATCTACATGGAAAAACCTTCTAATTTATTACTTAAAGTCTCGCGGCGTTTGTTCACTAATCTAGATGAACAAGAAAAATTTATTGAGGCTTTGATGAATCCTCAGCCTTTTTCACCCAGTATTCTTTGGTGTAAACAAAAGCCAGATATTTCGTCTTTGGCAGTGGAAACACCAACTTATTGGCAACCAGAATTTATAGACCGTTTATCTTTGGGAGAAAAACCCGGTCAGCATCCCTTGCATCAACAAGGATATTTCTATTGTTTAGATTTTTCTTCGGTGTTTGCAGCTACTACTTTGTTAGCTATTCCTGTGCCAGTAAGTTTAGTTTTTGATATGTGTGCTGCACCAGGAGGTAAAAGTATCTTTGCTTGGAAAGCTTTACAACCTGACTTACTCATCAGTAATGAAGTAATTGGTAAACGTCTGGGAATGCTAATTTCTAATTTGAAGCGTTGCGATATTAGCCCTAGTGCAGTAGTTAATAGAGATTCGAGTATATTTGCCGAAATGTTTCCCTACTCTAGCAATCTAGTAATAGTAGATGCTCCTTGTACTGGACAATCTTTACTTGCTAAAAGTGAAAAAGCTCCCGGATGTTTTCACCCGACTGCTATTAATAAAAGTGCAAATCGACAAAAGCGTATTATAGCTAACTCTGCTAAAGTTGTTTCACCACAAGGGTATCTTGCTTATATGACTTGTACATATTCACCCGAAGAAAATGAGCAAGTTTGTGAATGGTTTTTAGAACGCTTTCCCCAGTTTCAGGCGATAGAAATTAGTCATTTAGCCAAATATCAGTCACATTTAACTAAAATGCCTTGTTATCGGATGTTTCCTCAAGATAGGCTAGGTGCTGGTGCGTTTACAGTACTGTTTCAAAATACTAATGATCATGAAAATGAGCTTAAAGAAGTAGATTTAAATACAATATCTTCGCTGTATATCTATCAAAATCTTAAAAAGTCAAGCAGGGCTATTTCGTTCTAGACATAAACCGCCCAGAACTAAAGTTCCGCAGCTCATAGCCCAAGTCCACACTTAGTGGACTAAAAGCCTTTATTAGTCGTCTTTAGACGACTTCTGCTATTAGCCTCAGAATAAATTCTGAGGCGGGCTAGATGAGAATGAAATAGCCTTAAAAGTCAAGTTAGTTATATTGATAGCAGGTATTCTGGCATGTAGTCAGAACATTTAATGTTATTAATAGTGCTGCATTTGTAAATCAGTCATCAGGAGTACACCTTTTACAGCAGTTG contains:
- a CDS encoding RsmB/NOP family class I SAM-dependent RNA methyltransferase; amino-acid sequence: MEKPSNLLLKVSRRLFTNLDEQEKFIEALMNPQPFSPSILWCKQKPDISSLAVETPTYWQPEFIDRLSLGEKPGQHPLHQQGYFYCLDFSSVFAATTLLAIPVPVSLVFDMCAAPGGKSIFAWKALQPDLLISNEVIGKRLGMLISNLKRCDISPSAVVNRDSSIFAEMFPYSSNLVIVDAPCTGQSLLAKSEKAPGCFHPTAINKSANRQKRIIANSAKVVSPQGYLAYMTCTYSPEENEQVCEWFLERFPQFQAIEISHLAKYQSHLTKMPCYRMFPQDRLGAGAFTVLFQNTNDHENELKEVDLNTISSLYIYQNLKKSSRAISF